ATCGACGACACAGATCCTGAAACGCGCTGACGCTGCTGCTGGCCGTAACCGACAACGACAACCTCTTCGAGTTCTTCAGTCCGCGGCTGCAGCGCGAAATCCAGACTTGTGGTTTCGCCCGCAGCGACGTCGACGGTCTTCATCATCGGATTGTAACCGACGAACGAAGCCTGAACCTCGTGTGTCCCTTCAGGGACGTCAAACTCGAAGTTACCGTCTGCATCTGTTGCGCTACCGATACCGAGCTCTTGAACTCGAACAGTCGCGCCCGGCAGTGGGTCGCCGGTTGCTCCGTCCGTAACCGTACCGGATAATGTCCCGTCCTGTGCGAACACAGTCGCAGGTGCGAGGAGCAATATTGCCACCCCGCATAGAAGTTTAGTAAACAATGCCTTCATGGTTGATGTCCTCTGGTGAAACCGAGAAACGGTGAGATCCGATCGAGATTCCGATACTCCAGCTGGGTGCGTGTGGGACGCAGACCGAGCAGCAACCGAACCTCGAGCGTGTGTGAACTAACGTTGTAGCACTCACTTCATGGCTGAACAGTGGAAAAAACGTCCTGAAGCCATGAATTGGGACTCGTCACCCGGCGGCGAGCCGCAGTGGGACGCGGTCGGCGCAACGGAGAGAGTGCTGTGCACTGAGGCTGACGTTCATGTCATCCTCAGGAGCATGACGAGTATAAGTTTCGCAAAAAGAACGATGAAGTCAAGCGGAAGTCAGATTTCAGCACCACATCTGAGATAGGTGGGCCAACCAAGCTGGGAATCGCACAGTCGAATGACCACACTGCACGTTCCGTTTAGCGGTTGTCTACTGCGCACCACATCTTGATCAGAACAACGGAACAGCTGAGTGCACGCCTCTACATGCGTACCAGGCGGCTGAACGCATTCGGCCTAATACGAGTATCAGCGTTCATTTCCTGTTTCAACTCACCCCTTACGCGTTCTATACAGTCTAAATACCTGGTTGGTACAGTTCTGGAATGAAGCGGTGCGAAGTGATCATGCTGAAATGGCCTAGCGATCCGGCTACCATAGCGAGCATGGGCACGGTTCTCTTTCCTGATGATTTGCAGAAAAGTGATTATCGCCTCATGCTGGCTAAGGAATATATCTCGCTAAATCATGATTTCAAACTGACAATCACAATAGGCGCGGATTCCGGGTTAATGTTAAGCGCTGGTCTATGACTGAATAACGCTATGCGCTATGCTGCCTTGACATGTTCCTTTATGAATCGGTAACAATGTGCGAGCCATCCTTGAAGATGTCAAGGCGAATCTTGAAAATCATGTTCCGCAATCGTGCCAGACGGATACGACGCACTACTTGAGTTGACGATACGAATCAAGGTACTCGCGCGACAGACGGGGTTCTGATTCCCTTGTCTCACTCCGTTGGGAAAACAAACTGTACCGGCATAAAACCAACTTCATCACATTTGGACGTTCCCGAGGAGACGTTCGGCACGCGAATAGACAGCAAACCTTCCCGCTAGCGCTAACTATAACAACCCACTCGCATTCGATACGCTCTTCCGTCGTGATCTCCTGACTCCCTCAAACTGTGTCGACTCCCCCTATTCCTGCCCCCGCCCTTGACGCACTGCGAGATCTGTTCGGTGCCGATCGCGTCAAGCAAAACGTCCCCCTCGCCCCCTTCACGACCTTCCAGCTTGGCGGACCTGCTGATGTGTATGTCGAAGCTCAAACCGACGACGAGCTTGCACAAGCCATTCGCATTGCCCGTGAGCACGACGTCCACTTTTTCCTGTTAGGGATGGGAGCGAACGTTCTCGTGGGCGATCAAGGCTTTCGGGGCCTTGTGATTCGCAATGCGGCCACGCACACTGAGATTGATGCGGATGCAGGGACGCTCTGGGCCGAAAGCGGGGCAATCATGTACCCAACCGTGATCAATCAGGCGATCAACGCCGGACTGAGCGGCCTCGAACACTACGCGGGCATTCCATCTACGGTTGGCGGCGCTCTCTGGCAGAACCTGCACTTCCTCTCCCCTGCGCCGGCACGCGAGCGCACGATGTTTATCGAAGAGGTCCTTCAGGAGGCCGACATCCTGACGGAATCGAATGAACGCCGGACGGTGGGCGTCGACTACTTCGAGTTCGGCTACGACGACTCCATCCTTCACCACCGCGACGACGTCGTACTGTCGGCCACCTTCCAACTCGACGCGGGTGACCCGGAACGGATGCGGGAGATTGTCGAGCAAAATTTGGAGTGGCGCTCCCTCCGTCATCCACCGCTCGATACGGAGCCCAGCGTCGGATCCATCTTCAAGAAGATCGAGGGCATCGGCGCGGGCCGCCTCATCGATGAATGCGGCCTGAAAGGCGCGAAAATTGGTGGCGCACGCGTGACCCACCGACACGCCAATATCTTCGTCAACGACGGCGGCGCAACGGCCGCGGATCTGATCGGACTGATCCAGTACGTTCAACGCGTTGTCGAAGAGAAGACGGGGTATCGTCTGGAGACGGAAATCGGATTCATCGGTCAGTTCGATGAGCCCTCCGAGGAAACACCGACGTTTGTGCCGAAAGACCCGGACCTCGTTACCGCAGCCGACCTCGCAAAGAAGCGACAGGCCCAGGCGAACAGCTAACGTTTCCAAACGGATGCGCGAGTCTGCCCGGAATCGGGTCCTGTTTTGCGGACATCCTGCATTCGCTTCGGAATACGCCCGTAACGGTCGGTCCTCGCGACGCTA
The nucleotide sequence above comes from Longibacter salinarum. Encoded proteins:
- the murB gene encoding UDP-N-acetylmuramate dehydrogenase; this encodes MSTPPIPAPALDALRDLFGADRVKQNVPLAPFTTFQLGGPADVYVEAQTDDELAQAIRIAREHDVHFFLLGMGANVLVGDQGFRGLVIRNAATHTEIDADAGTLWAESGAIMYPTVINQAINAGLSGLEHYAGIPSTVGGALWQNLHFLSPAPARERTMFIEEVLQEADILTESNERRTVGVDYFEFGYDDSILHHRDDVVLSATFQLDAGDPERMREIVEQNLEWRSLRHPPLDTEPSVGSIFKKIEGIGAGRLIDECGLKGAKIGGARVTHRHANIFVNDGGATAADLIGLIQYVQRVVEEKTGYRLETEIGFIGQFDEPSEETPTFVPKDPDLVTAADLAKKRQAQANS